TCCGCGACGAGAAACGCTATGTCGACCGGCTGAAGGACGCCAAGGCCAAGACCGGCCTGGAAGATGCCATCATCAATGCGCTGGGGACCATCGAAGGCCTGCCGGTGGTGGTGACGGTGCAGGATTTCGCTTTCATGGGCGGCTCGCTCGGCATGGCTGCCGGCGACGCCATCGTGCACGGGTTCGAAGTGGCCCTGCAGCGCAAGCGGCCGCTGATCCTGTTCGCGGCCTCGGGCGGCGCGCGCATGCAGGAAGGTATCTTGTCGCTCATGCAACTGCCGAGGACCACGGTTGGCGTCGACCGGCTGAAGGAAGCCGGCCTGCCCTACATCGTCGTCCTGACCAATCCGACCACGGGCGGCGTCACCGCTTCCTACGCCATGCTGGGCGACGTGCACATCGCCGAACCCGGCGCGCTCATCGGCTTTGCCGGACCGCGCGTCATCGAACAGACGATCCGCGAAAAACTGCCGGACGGCTTCCAGCGCTCCGAATATCTGATGGACCACGGCATGGTCGACATGGTGGTGTCGCGGCTGGAAATGCGCGCCACGATCGCAAGGCTGTTGAAAATGCTGCTCAAGATGCCCGAGGAGCAAAAGCCGCTGGAGCCGGAAACCCTGCCGCCTTCGGTGGTCTCCGCGGAAACACGCCCGCAAGTCTGACGCGACACGAAACGCCGCGAACCGCGATTGCACAGGGGATGTGGCGCTGTAGCTTTTGATTGCCACGGTCTTTTTCGAGCCGATTCTGGTTTTCGGGGCCATGCTAGGATTCTTCCATGACGACGCTCGCCGCCGACCGCGAAATCGAAGCCCTGATGGCGCTTCACCCGAAAGGCTTCGACCTTTCGCTCGACCGCATTACGCGGCTGCTGGATCGGCTGGGCAATCCGCAGGACCGGCTGCCACCAGTCATTCATATCGCCGGCACCAACGGCAAGGGCTCCTGCGCCGCCTTTTCGCGGGCCCTGCTCGAATCCGCCGGCTATCGCGTCCATGTCCACACCTCGCCGCATCTGGTGAGCTGGCACGAACGCTACCGGCTGGCCGCCGATGGCGGTGGCAAACTGGTCGAGGACAAGGTCTTCGCCGAAGCTATCGCCCGTGTCGCCAAGGCCAATGACGGCCAGAAGATAACCGTCTTCGAAATCCTGACCGCCGTTACCTTCGTGCTTTTTTCCGAACATCCGGCGGACGCCGCCATCATCGAGGTGGGTCTCGGCGGCCGCTTCGATGCCACCAATGTCGTCAAGGAACCCGCCGTCTCGGTGATCATGCCGGTGTCGCTCGACCACGAGGCCTATCTTGGCGACCGGGTCGAGCTGATCGCCGCCGAAAAGGCCGGGATCATGAAGCGCGGCTGCCCGGTCGTCATCGGCGCCCAGGAAAGCGAGACTGCGCAGCAGGTTCTCATCGAGACCGCCGAACGGCTCGACTGTCCCGACTTCGTCTACGGCCAGGATTTCCTCGCCTATGAGGAAAACGGCCGCATGGTCTATCAGGACGAAGACGGGTTGATGGACCTGCCGCCGCCTCGCCTGCCTGGGCGCCATCAGTTCGCCAACGCGGCGGCGGCGATCGCGGCGGTCAAAGCGGCGGGATTCCAGATCAGCCACCGCGCCGCTGAAAAGGCAATGACAAGCGTCGCCTGGCCCGGCCGGATGCAGAAGCTGGCGCAGGGCAAGCTGGCGGAGCTGGCGCCGAAGGGCGCCGACATCTGGCTCGACGGCGGCCACAATCCGGGCGCCGGCGTCGTGGTTGCCGAAGCGCTGGCCGAGCAGGAAGAAAAGAACCCGCGTCCGCTTTTCCTCATCTCCGGCATGATCAACACCAAGGACCAGAGCGGCTATTTTCGCGCTTTCAAGGGGCTGGCTCGTCACGTCTATACGGTGCCGGTGAGCATGAGCGACGCTGGCGTGCCGAATGATGAACTGGCAATCCGCGCCACGGAGGCTGGCCTGTCGGCCGAGCCGGTGAGTTCCGTCGCCAGCGCGCTGATGCTGCTGCGCGACACCTGGGACGGTCCGGCACCG
The nucleotide sequence above comes from Mesorhizobium shangrilense. Encoded proteins:
- the accD gene encoding acetyl-CoA carboxylase, carboxyltransferase subunit beta, which produces MNWITNYVRPRINSMLGRRTDMPENLWIKDPETGEMVFHKDLESNQFVIPSSGHHMKISAKERLKFFFDDGKYETLENPKVMQDPLKFRDEKRYVDRLKDAKAKTGLEDAIINALGTIEGLPVVVTVQDFAFMGGSLGMAAGDAIVHGFEVALQRKRPLILFAASGGARMQEGILSLMQLPRTTVGVDRLKEAGLPYIVVLTNPTTGGVTASYAMLGDVHIAEPGALIGFAGPRVIEQTIREKLPDGFQRSEYLMDHGMVDMVVSRLEMRATIARLLKMLLKMPEEQKPLEPETLPPSVVSAETRPQV
- a CDS encoding bifunctional folylpolyglutamate synthase/dihydrofolate synthase produces the protein MTTLAADREIEALMALHPKGFDLSLDRITRLLDRLGNPQDRLPPVIHIAGTNGKGSCAAFSRALLESAGYRVHVHTSPHLVSWHERYRLAADGGGKLVEDKVFAEAIARVAKANDGQKITVFEILTAVTFVLFSEHPADAAIIEVGLGGRFDATNVVKEPAVSVIMPVSLDHEAYLGDRVELIAAEKAGIMKRGCPVVIGAQESETAQQVLIETAERLDCPDFVYGQDFLAYEENGRMVYQDEDGLMDLPPPRLPGRHQFANAAAAIAAVKAAGFQISHRAAEKAMTSVAWPGRMQKLAQGKLAELAPKGADIWLDGGHNPGAGVVVAEALAEQEEKNPRPLFLISGMINTKDQSGYFRAFKGLARHVYTVPVSMSDAGVPNDELAIRATEAGLSAEPVSSVASALMLLRDTWDGPAPRILIGGSLYLAGAVLAENGTPPT